In Pseudomonas sp. FP1742, the DNA window GCAGCACCACTTCATCCTTGGGTGTGGCGAGGGTCAGCAATGCGGTGATTTCGTGGCGCAGGCTTTCTGTGGCTGACGCCTTGATGTCACCGTCGAAATCCAGCACGAATACCCGCGGTTTGGCCTCGGGTTTCTTCTTTTGCTTTTTCTCGGTTTTCGCCTGGGACTTGCGCAAGGCCTTGAGCTGGTCCTTGTCGAGCAAGGTTTGCTCCAGGCGTTCACGCAGCCCTTTGTAGAAATCATTGAGTTTGCTGACTTGCAGCTGGCCGGGCGACTTGCGCCGACCTTTGCTGCGCAACGCCGCAAAACTGGCCAGGACCACCAGAATGGCGATCACCAGGGTCACAGTCTTGGCCAGGAAAATGGCGTACTCGGACAAAAGCTCCACAGGGACTCCTTCACTACGATGCGCGGCATAAACACGCGCGGGACACCTCCAGCATACCCATGCGCCGGCCCGAGGACCAGTCGAGAAACCTCTGGCAACAGGCCTGTAACGGGCATTTCAAACAAGCGTATGTTTTTTCATTGACAGCTCACCGTCATCCCCATAACCTCGCCAAACCTTCAACGTACCGGGATGACGCGGACGTGGGCAGCATCTATTTGATTCGACATGGCCAGGCCTCCTTTGGTGCAGACGATTATGACGTTCTGTCGCCGACCGGTATTCGTCAGGCGGAAGTCCTCGGCCGGCACCTGGCCGAACTTGGTGTCAGCTTCGATCGCTGCCTGTCGGGCGACTTGCGCCGTCAGCAACACACGGCCAACAGCGCGCTGGAACAATACGCCGCCGTTGGTTTGCCGGTGCCGACGCTGGAAATCGATTGCGCCTTCAACGAATTCGACGCCGACGCGGTGATCCGCGCCCTGCTGCCGGCCATGCTGGAAGACGAGCCCGATGCGCTGGACATCCTGCGCAACGCCGCGCAAAACCGTGCCGAGTTCCAGCGCATCTTCGCCCTGATCATCGAGCGCTGGCTCGCCGGTACCTACGACACCCCGGGGCTGGAAAGCTGGCTGGGCTTCGTCGAGCGCGTACAGGCCGGTCTGCATCGATTACTCGAACAAGCCGACAACACCCAGAAAATCGCCGTATTCACCTCCGGCGGCACCATCACCGCCCTGCTCCACCTCATTACGCAAATGCCTGCCAGGCAGGCTTTTGAACTGAACTGGCAAATCGTCAACACCTCGCTCAACCTGCTCAAGTTTCGTGGTCGCGAGGTGGCCCTGGCTTCCTTCAACAGTCATGCGCACCTGCAACTGCTGAAGGCCCCGGAACTCATCACGTTTCGCTGAGTCCGGACTATTGTGACCCTGGCTGTAATCACCCAGCTCTTATTATCCAAGAAAGGATCGAACCATGACCTCCGTAGCTGATGTCGTACAAGCAATGAAAGCCAAGTTCAACCCTGCCGCCGCTGCCGGTCTGGACCTGGTCTTCGGTTTCCGCATCGACGACACCAAGAACTTCTCGCTAGTCGTCAAAAACAGCACCTGCGAATTGCTGGAAGGCGAAAACCCGGACGCCCAGGTGACTCTGGTGATGGACAGCGAAACCCTGGAAGGCATCGTCGACGGTTCGACCGACGGCATGCAAGCGTTCATGGGCGGCAAACTGCGCGCTGAAGGCGACATGATGCTGGCCATGAAACTGTCGGAACTGTTCCCGGGCTAAGCACCTCGCTCCCGAGCTTCGGGAGCACGTCTGGCAGCAAGCGAATCCCGCCCCTCGTGGCGGGATTCGTCGTTTTTCGCCCTCGGAAAACGGCTATCTGCGCGGATGCCGTCTATATTCCTTCTGGCCGCATGTGTCAGACATCGGCTGTTTGCCCTCGCTTCTTTTATGAAAGAACTGTGTGGAGAGCACTGCCATGAGCCCACCCGAGGAGCCCAACGACTTCAGTCGCCGCCGTGTATTACAAGGCCTGTCGGCAGGCGCCATCGGTGCCTGGATCAGCCCGCTAACCGCAGGGAGCAAAACCATGCCTGAAACTCCAGCCGACCTGATCCTATACAACGGACGCCTGCACACCGTCGACCGCAAGAAACCCCAGGCCAGTGCCGTCGCGATCAAGGACGGGCATTTCGTAGTGGTCGGCAGCGATGCCCAGGCCATGGCCCTGCAAGGCCCCGGCACGCAAATCATTGACCTGCATGGACGCACGGTAATTCCCGGCCTCAACGACTCTCACCTGCACTTGATCCGTGGCGGCCTCAATTACAACCTCGAACTGCGCTGGGAAGGCGTGCCATCCCTGGCCGATGCCTTGCGCATGCTCAAGGATCAGGCCGATCGCACACCGACGCCGCAATGGGTGCGGGTGGTCGGTGGCTGGAACGAGTTCCAGTTTGCCGAAAAACGCATGCCGACCCTTGAAGAACTGAACAAGGCCGCGCCGGACACTCCGGTGTTCGTCCTGCACCTCTATGATCGCGCCCTGCTCAACCGTGCCGCGTTGAAAGTGGTCGGCTATACCCGCGACACGCCGAACCCACCAGGCGGCGAGATCCAGCGCGATGCCAATGGCGACCCCACCGGCATGCTGATCGCCCGCCCCAACGCGATGATCCTCTACTCGACCCTGGCCAAGGGGCCGAAGCTGCCACTGGAATATCAGGTCAATTCAACCCGCCAGTTCATGCGCGAACTCAATCGACTGGGCGTCACCAGCGCCATCGATGCCGGCGGCGGTTATCAGAACTACCCGGACGACTATCAAGTCATTCAGCAATTGGCCAAAGAACAACAGCTCACGGTACGCATTGCCTACAACCTGTTCACCCAAAAGCCCAAGGAAGAACTGACCGACTTCAAGAACTGGACCAGCACCACTCATTACGGCCAGGGCGATGACTTCCTGCGGCACAACGGTGCCGGGGAAATGCTGGTGTTCTCGGCAGCGGATTTCGAAGACTTCCTCGAACCACGCCCCGACCTGCCGCAAACCATGGAGCAGGAGCTGGAACCGGTGGTGCGGCATCTGGTGGAGCAGCGCTGGCCCTTCCGTTTGCACGCCACCTACAACGAATCCATCAGCCGCATGCTCGACGTGTTCGAGAAGGTCAACCGGGATATTCCATTCAACGGTTTGCCATGGTTCTTCGATCACGCCGAAACCATCACCCCCCGGAACATCGAACGGGTCAAGGCCCTGGGCGGTGGCATCGCGATTCAGGACCGCATGGCGTTCCAGGGCGAATACTTCGTCGAGCGTTACGGCGCGAAGGCCGCCGAAGCGACACCGCCGATCGCGCGCATGCTCGCCGAAGGCGTGCCGGTGGGCGCCGGCACCGATGCCACGCGCGTCTCCAGCTACAACCCCTGGACCTCGCTGTACTGGCTGGTCAGCGGCCGCACCGTCGGCGGGCTGGAGCTGTACCCACAGGGCTTGAGCCGCGATACCGCACTGGAACTCTTTACCCACGGCAGCGCCTGGTTTTCCTCCGAACAAGGCAAGAAAGGCCAGATCAAGGTCGGGCAACTGGCGGACCTGATTGCGTTGTCGGCGGATTACTTTCACATCGAAGACGAAGCCATAAAGTGGATCGAATCGGTACTGACCATTGTCGACGGCAAGATCGTCCACGGTAGCGTCGAGTTCGAAAAACTGGGGCCACCGCCAATCCCGGTGGTGCCTGAGTGGTCGCCCGTGGTGAATGTACCGGGGCACTGGAAACCCCTGGCG includes these proteins:
- a CDS encoding histidine phosphatase family protein, encoding MGSIYLIRHGQASFGADDYDVLSPTGIRQAEVLGRHLAELGVSFDRCLSGDLRRQQHTANSALEQYAAVGLPVPTLEIDCAFNEFDADAVIRALLPAMLEDEPDALDILRNAAQNRAEFQRIFALIIERWLAGTYDTPGLESWLGFVERVQAGLHRLLEQADNTQKIAVFTSGGTITALLHLITQMPARQAFELNWQIVNTSLNLLKFRGREVALASFNSHAHLQLLKAPELITFR
- a CDS encoding SCP2 sterol-binding domain-containing protein; protein product: MTSVADVVQAMKAKFNPAAAAGLDLVFGFRIDDTKNFSLVVKNSTCELLEGENPDAQVTLVMDSETLEGIVDGSTDGMQAFMGGKLRAEGDMMLAMKLSELFPG
- a CDS encoding amidohydrolase, with protein sequence MPETPADLILYNGRLHTVDRKKPQASAVAIKDGHFVVVGSDAQAMALQGPGTQIIDLHGRTVIPGLNDSHLHLIRGGLNYNLELRWEGVPSLADALRMLKDQADRTPTPQWVRVVGGWNEFQFAEKRMPTLEELNKAAPDTPVFVLHLYDRALLNRAALKVVGYTRDTPNPPGGEIQRDANGDPTGMLIARPNAMILYSTLAKGPKLPLEYQVNSTRQFMRELNRLGVTSAIDAGGGYQNYPDDYQVIQQLAKEQQLTVRIAYNLFTQKPKEELTDFKNWTSTTHYGQGDDFLRHNGAGEMLVFSAADFEDFLEPRPDLPQTMEQELEPVVRHLVEQRWPFRLHATYNESISRMLDVFEKVNRDIPFNGLPWFFDHAETITPRNIERVKALGGGIAIQDRMAFQGEYFVERYGAKAAEATPPIARMLAEGVPVGAGTDATRVSSYNPWTSLYWLVSGRTVGGLELYPQGLSRDTALELFTHGSAWFSSEQGKKGQIKVGQLADLIALSADYFHIEDEAIKWIESVLTIVDGKIVHGSVEFEKLGPPPIPVVPEWSPVVNVPGHWKPLAPMTAQAHQCVGACAVHAHSHERARLSSAPVSDFQGFWGAFGCSCFAF